One Gemmatimonadaceae bacterium DNA segment encodes these proteins:
- a CDS encoding hybrid sensor histidine kinase/response regulator, whose translation MPDDPRVSLLLVDDRPENLLALEAILEPLGQILVHAHSGAEALKSVLQHEFAAILLDVQMPDMNGFDVAQIIKSRERSRFVPIIFLSAISKEDAYVFKGYSMGAVDYVFKPFNPDVLRSKVAVFVDLFLKQQQIKEQAELLADSEKRELELQHRAELLEAEAKSAAQLTELNNQLHSRQKELEQAMGVRNRFYASMSHELRTPINAVIGYSTLLIDNIYGPLNEKQTEGLQRTLKAARHLLELVNDVLDLSKIEAGKIELALQPVHVTHLIEDLFVTVRPLADEHGTELTFEHPPEAVSIITDPRRVRQILLNLLSNAIKFGEKKPIRVDCAKLDGGGVSISVTDQGEGITEDDQLRVFEEFVQVSPTQHLGTGLGLPISRRLATLLDGTLELKSVPGEGSTFRLVLPAEGRPKVLEIEDKPVETVGQAGERVA comes from the coding sequence ATGCCGGACGATCCGCGGGTCAGCCTGCTTCTCGTCGACGATCGACCTGAAAACCTTCTTGCCCTCGAGGCCATACTCGAACCGCTTGGCCAGATACTCGTCCATGCGCATTCCGGGGCCGAGGCACTCAAATCGGTTCTTCAGCACGAGTTTGCGGCCATACTCCTTGATGTTCAAATGCCGGATATGAACGGCTTCGACGTCGCGCAGATCATCAAGTCGCGGGAAAGGTCGCGATTTGTCCCGATCATTTTCCTCAGCGCCATCAGCAAGGAAGACGCGTACGTCTTCAAGGGTTACTCGATGGGCGCGGTGGATTACGTCTTCAAGCCATTCAACCCCGACGTCCTGCGATCGAAAGTCGCCGTGTTCGTCGACCTCTTTCTCAAACAGCAACAGATCAAGGAACAGGCGGAGCTCCTCGCCGACAGCGAGAAGCGCGAGCTGGAACTCCAGCACCGCGCCGAGCTTCTCGAGGCAGAGGCAAAGTCAGCCGCACAGCTCACCGAACTCAACAACCAGCTGCACTCCCGGCAGAAAGAGCTCGAGCAGGCAATGGGTGTCCGAAACAGGTTTTACGCATCGATGAGCCACGAGCTGCGGACACCGATCAACGCAGTGATCGGCTACAGCACCCTTCTGATAGACAACATCTACGGTCCGCTGAACGAAAAGCAGACCGAAGGCCTGCAGCGCACATTGAAAGCTGCGCGCCATCTTCTGGAGCTGGTAAACGACGTGCTCGATCTTTCGAAAATCGAAGCGGGAAAGATCGAGCTTGCTCTACAGCCGGTTCATGTCACTCATCTGATTGAAGATTTGTTTGTCACCGTTCGCCCTCTTGCCGACGAGCATGGTACAGAGCTCACTTTCGAGCATCCTCCGGAAGCCGTCTCGATCATCACGGACCCTCGCCGCGTCCGTCAGATTCTTCTCAATCTTCTGTCGAATGCGATCAAGTTCGGCGAGAAAAAGCCTATCCGCGTCGATTGCGCAAAGCTGGATGGCGGGGGCGTCTCGATTTCAGTAACCGACCAGGGCGAGGGGATCACCGAGGACGATCAGCTGCGCGTCTTCGAGGAGTTCGTGCAGGTATCGCCCACCCAGCATCTGGGTACTGGTCTCGGCCTGCCTATCTCTCGCAGACTGGCCACGCTCCTGGATGGCACCCTGGAACTGAAGTCGGTTCCGGGCGAAGGGAGCACGTTCCGGTTGGTCCTGCCGGCTGAAGGCCGACCAAAGGTTCTCGAAATTGAAGATAAACCGGTTGAGACAGTGGGCCAGGCCGGCGAGCGAGTGGCATAG
- a CDS encoding chemotaxis protein CheB, with translation MQQPSIVVIGASWGGLAALSMLLGALPSDFGVPLAVVQHRSRHADNLLAGLLQDATSLRVVDAEDKEPLEPRCIYVAPANYHMLVDLGHLTLTTDPLVRFSRPSIDVTFFSAADTYPFSTIGVVLTGANDDGSRGLRHIVDRGGKAIIQDPSSAESPVMPEAARRAVPEADVVPLPQLAKHLVSMVTGAAAIPGGKR, from the coding sequence ATGCAGCAGCCGTCCATCGTTGTGATAGGCGCGTCATGGGGCGGGCTCGCCGCACTGAGCATGCTCCTCGGCGCACTGCCATCCGATTTCGGAGTTCCGCTGGCTGTGGTGCAGCATCGCAGCAGGCACGCCGACAATCTCCTGGCGGGGCTTCTGCAGGACGCCACGTCACTTCGTGTCGTGGATGCGGAAGATAAAGAGCCGCTGGAACCTCGCTGTATCTACGTCGCGCCAGCCAACTACCACATGCTCGTCGACCTTGGGCATTTAACGCTTACCACCGATCCGCTGGTGCGATTCAGCCGACCATCAATTGACGTCACATTTTTCTCCGCCGCCGATACTTATCCGTTCTCGACGATCGGCGTCGTTCTGACGGGCGCCAACGACGACGGGTCCCGCGGCCTTCGTCATATCGTCGATCGTGGTGGCAAAGCGATAATTCAGGATCCGTCCAGCGCCGAGAGTCCGGTGATGCCCGAAGCGGCACGCCGGGCTGTTCCGGAGGCGGACGTAGTGCCGCTCCCCCAGCTGGCAAAGCATCTTGTCTCGATGGTCACCGGCGCTGCTGCCATACCGGGCGGGAAGCGATAA
- a CDS encoding MOSC N-terminal beta barrel domain-containing protein, which yields MTPGVEAGRVVALWRYPVKSMLGEPLQAVDVSWNGLAGDRRWAFVQNDKGRSGFPWLTIRERPDMWRFRPWFSDPDRPDTSPTMVRTPHGRDLETVDPELAAALGGGVRAIKHDLGVFDTMPLALMTIQTVAALSRLVGRELDIQRFRPNLIIDASRGAPYSEDSWVGRVLHVGGMTMRVDKRDKRCVMVNVDPLTIERDPAILRAIAQKREACLGVYGSTVQPGRVALGDPVILNE from the coding sequence ATGACGCCTGGCGTCGAAGCGGGCCGGGTGGTGGCACTCTGGCGCTACCCGGTCAAGTCGATGCTCGGCGAGCCGCTGCAGGCGGTGGATGTTTCCTGGAACGGCCTGGCCGGCGACCGCCGATGGGCGTTCGTCCAGAACGACAAGGGCCGAAGTGGCTTCCCGTGGCTGACAATCCGGGAGCGGCCGGATATGTGGCGCTTCCGGCCATGGTTCTCGGACCCCGACCGCCCGGACACATCCCCCACGATGGTACGGACGCCCCACGGTCGCGATCTCGAAACAGTCGACCCCGAGCTGGCCGCCGCACTCGGCGGCGGCGTGCGCGCGATCAAGCATGACCTCGGAGTATTCGACACCATGCCCCTCGCGCTCATGACTATTCAGACAGTCGCTGCACTCAGTCGCCTCGTCGGGCGCGAACTCGACATCCAGCGCTTCCGGCCCAACCTCATCATCGATGCATCGCGGGGAGCGCCTTACTCTGAGGACTCCTGGGTTGGACGAGTGCTGCATGTTGGAGGGATGACAATGCGCGTCGACAAGCGGGACAAGCGGTGTGTGATGGTCAACGTCGATCCGCTGACGATAGAGAGAGACCCGGCGATCCTCCGAGCTATTGCCCAGAAGCGCGAGGCATGCCTTGGCGTGTATGGATCGACAGTTCAACCCGGCCGGGTTGCGCTGGGCGATCCGGTCATCCTCAACGAGTGA
- a CDS encoding YMGG-like glycine zipper-containing protein, which produces MVSFSKFLLVPAAILTVACGREDSKSNIDEALNADLTLAAQARPYMAMDSVSAAERAYASQGIAPLGYAAAPVAYAAPVRERIVYRDRPVARRSSSRSSGSSRASGSRSSGTYSAPAPRRTTIVKHTKRDAAIGAAAGAVIGATTSRDKVKGAVIGGVAGAVLGGVIGNNVDVQRR; this is translated from the coding sequence ATGGTTTCATTCAGCAAGTTCTTACTGGTCCCCGCAGCCATTTTGACAGTCGCCTGCGGACGCGAAGACAGCAAAAGCAACATCGATGAGGCCCTGAATGCGGACCTGACCCTCGCGGCGCAAGCGCGGCCCTATATGGCGATGGATAGCGTTTCTGCTGCAGAGCGGGCCTACGCTTCGCAGGGAATTGCCCCGCTGGGCTATGCTGCGGCGCCGGTTGCTTACGCAGCGCCGGTTCGGGAGAGAATCGTTTATCGTGACCGTCCGGTAGCGAGGCGGAGCAGCAGCCGGTCGTCGGGCTCGTCCCGCGCCTCGGGATCGCGCTCGTCCGGGACATATTCTGCCCCTGCCCCGCGGCGGACTACCATTGTAAAGCACACCAAGCGTGACGCTGCGATTGGCGCAGCTGCTGGAGCCGTGATCGGCGCAACGACCAGCCGTGACAAGGTCAAGGGTGCCGTTATTGGTGGTGTTGCCGGAGCAGTCCTGGGTGGCGTCATCGGCAACAACGTGGACGTCCAGCGCCGTTAA